The proteins below come from a single Parachlamydiales bacterium genomic window:
- a CDS encoding ABC transporter substrate-binding protein, producing MRFGYVLAFLFIAGWWSWAFMPKASLHTVPSAHYDPASLTATAQPALSPLVREDISRALSGDFDLISRLLIEWDMDAQLLQFRGLEGIERLSTERLLTALDLVYRLQQNNRDEIASLRSFYRKSSVIDDASVVFPCQKQTPKVIPHTIASASFVLALNGTDNVVAIPKAIRNWQSFFPLQSMQEIPYDCDRVLGEVLSAAHPDIAFVASYSNPASIEALRRQGVDIFTLSDLNTKDEITSAIERIGEAINRSLEAQILCAFIDAAFLCIDNRVAAMRNDFQPFVKPLVTYYYGQWYFPTYKTLTSRLAERAGIPYPQENLFDHPHSIMWLQPVSNEQIVFYNPSQLIIAADKRAPLHVHTLVNQPFFSEIDACRNSNIQIIDAEIQQSVSQHIVLAYFDLYHALIRLAKPCPPKLNTLTSALAY from the coding sequence ATGCGCTTTGGATATGTACTGGCCTTTTTATTTATCGCCGGCTGGTGGTCATGGGCCTTCATGCCTAAAGCGAGTCTTCATACTGTTCCTTCTGCACATTACGATCCTGCCTCATTGACTGCTACAGCTCAGCCTGCTTTGTCTCCCCTTGTACGAGAGGATATCTCGCGCGCACTAAGCGGAGATTTTGATCTTATCTCACGGTTGCTGATCGAATGGGACATGGATGCACAGCTACTGCAGTTCCGCGGTTTGGAAGGGATCGAAAGGCTTTCAACTGAACGTTTGCTGACCGCTTTGGACCTTGTCTATCGGCTGCAGCAAAATAATAGGGACGAAATTGCTTCGCTCCGCTCTTTTTATCGTAAATCTTCTGTTATCGACGATGCGAGCGTTGTTTTCCCCTGTCAAAAACAGACCCCTAAAGTTATTCCACACACTATTGCATCGGCTTCATTCGTCTTGGCTTTGAATGGAACGGATAATGTGGTAGCTATCCCTAAAGCCATCAGAAATTGGCAGTCATTTTTCCCCTTGCAGTCTATGCAAGAGATTCCTTACGACTGCGACAGGGTTTTAGGAGAGGTTCTATCCGCCGCCCATCCCGATATCGCTTTTGTCGCCAGCTATTCCAACCCCGCCTCTATTGAGGCTTTACGCCGTCAAGGGGTGGATATTTTTACTCTTTCAGATCTGAATACTAAAGATGAGATTACTTCAGCTATTGAACGGATCGGGGAAGCGATCAACCGGTCATTAGAAGCACAAATCCTATGCGCTTTCATCGATGCAGCTTTTCTTTGCATAGACAACAGGGTCGCTGCGATGCGCAATGACTTCCAACCTTTTGTCAAGCCGCTTGTCACCTATTATTATGGGCAGTGGTATTTCCCTACTTACAAAACGCTGACATCGCGCTTGGCCGAAAGGGCCGGCATCCCTTATCCGCAGGAAAATCTCTTCGACCATCCCCATTCCATTATGTGGCTGCAGCCGGTATCTAACGAACAAATTGTCTTTTATAATCCTTCCCAATTGATCATCGCTGCTGATAAGCGCGCACCTTTGCATGTGCATACGCTTGTCAATCAACCTTTTTTCTCCGAGATAGACGCTTGCCGCAATTCCAATATCCAAATCATCGATGCAGAAATACAGCAAAGCGTATCGCAACATATTGTGTTAGCCTATTTTGACCTTTACCATGCACTCATCAGATTAGCAAAACCATGTCCACCAAAATTAAATACGCTTACATCTGCCTTGGCCTACTAA
- a CDS encoding phospho-sugar mutase: MILKTAFKFDTTTENNIQSWLQGDYDDEIKDTIHAMLNNAPEKLVDAFYTYLSFGTGGMRGLMGIGTNRMNVYTIRAATQGLANYILKQPVPHGQKLHRVMIGFDSRTNSTEFAQEAAKVLAANGIEAHIFKVLHPTPLVSFGCRYRNCTAAIMITASHNPSSYNGYKVYWNDGAQVLPPHDEGIIAEVQKVTSPDQVKKTDSVEHPLILEEGADIDIAYLAAITPLQLYPETNRNHGSSLNIIYSPLHGTGITTVPETLKRWGFTHVELVKEQALPNGLFPTVQSPNPEEPAAMQLGVAKLLEQKADIFLATDPDADRVGLAVNHRGQAKLLTGNQIACICLYHVLEALHEQKRIPSNAACVKTLPTTELFTAICQSYNVACFDVLTGFKYIAQKIREWESDPQQGYQFIFGGEDSYGYLLGTHARDKDAAIICALIAEAALHAKRQKKTLIDMLDDIYEKYGPYEDEMLSIGFPETKEGREKMINAMGKLRSNPPTTLHGHKVLVLEDYTTGKKKTFASGNEEILTLPKSDVLIFRLENNGKLIVRPSGTEPKIKIYVSLKDVPKQEVESLLKEFETLVRKE, encoded by the coding sequence ATGATCCTAAAGACTGCCTTCAAGTTTGATACTACGACAGAAAACAATATTCAATCTTGGCTGCAGGGCGATTATGATGATGAGATCAAAGACACTATCCACGCCATGCTCAATAACGCTCCGGAGAAATTGGTCGATGCCTTTTATACTTATTTAAGCTTCGGTACCGGCGGCATGCGCGGCCTAATGGGAATCGGTACGAATAGGATGAATGTTTATACTATTCGCGCTGCCACCCAAGGTTTGGCCAACTATATTTTAAAGCAGCCTGTCCCTCACGGCCAGAAACTTCACCGCGTCATGATAGGGTTTGATTCCCGCACCAACTCCACAGAGTTTGCTCAAGAAGCAGCAAAAGTTTTAGCAGCCAATGGGATTGAAGCACATATTTTTAAGGTCCTACATCCTACTCCCCTTGTATCTTTTGGCTGCCGTTACCGCAATTGCACTGCTGCTATCATGATTACGGCATCACATAACCCCTCTTCCTATAACGGCTACAAAGTCTATTGGAACGATGGAGCGCAAGTCCTGCCTCCGCATGATGAGGGTATCATTGCTGAAGTACAAAAAGTGACAAGTCCCGATCAAGTAAAAAAAACTGATTCTGTTGAGCATCCGCTTATCCTTGAAGAGGGCGCCGATATAGACATTGCGTACCTCGCGGCTATCACTCCTTTGCAGCTTTATCCTGAAACTAACCGCAATCATGGCTCTTCCTTAAATATTATCTACAGCCCTTTGCATGGTACAGGTATCACGACTGTTCCGGAAACATTGAAAAGATGGGGATTTACCCATGTAGAACTTGTCAAAGAACAGGCACTACCCAATGGATTGTTCCCCACAGTGCAGTCGCCCAATCCGGAAGAACCTGCTGCAATGCAGCTAGGTGTGGCTAAGTTGTTAGAGCAAAAAGCCGATATTTTCTTAGCGACAGACCCCGATGCCGACCGCGTAGGCTTAGCTGTCAATCATCGCGGCCAAGCAAAGCTGTTGACCGGAAATCAGATCGCTTGTATTTGCCTCTATCATGTGCTGGAAGCATTGCATGAGCAGAAAAGAATTCCTTCCAATGCAGCCTGCGTCAAAACACTTCCAACGACTGAACTCTTTACAGCCATCTGCCAAAGCTACAATGTTGCCTGTTTTGATGTTCTCACAGGATTTAAATATATCGCACAAAAAATACGCGAATGGGAAAGCGATCCACAACAAGGCTACCAATTCATATTTGGCGGTGAAGATTCCTATGGCTATCTTTTAGGAACGCATGCGCGAGATAAAGATGCAGCCATTATCTGCGCCCTGATAGCTGAAGCAGCCTTGCATGCTAAGCGGCAAAAGAAAACCCTTATTGACATGCTCGATGATATCTATGAAAAATACGGCCCCTACGAAGATGAGATGCTTTCCATCGGTTTCCCTGAGACCAAAGAAGGACGCGAGAAGATGATCAATGCCATGGGGAAGCTAAGATCTAATCCACCTACTACTCTGCATGGCCATAAAGTTCTTGTACTGGAAGACTATACGACCGGGAAAAAGAAAACTTTTGCTTCAGGTAATGAGGAAATATTGACATTACCTAAATCCGATGTGCTGATATTCAGACTGGAAAATAACGGAAAACTTATCGTCCGTCCTTCCGGGACAGAGCCGAAAATCAAGATTTACGTCTCGCTAAAAGACGTCCCCAAGCAAGAAGTAGAAAGCCTGCTGAAGGAGTTTGAAACGCTGGTCCGTAAAGAGTAA
- the groL gene encoding chaperonin GroEL (60 kDa chaperone family; promotes refolding of misfolded polypeptides especially under stressful conditions; forms two stacked rings of heptamers to form a barrel-shaped 14mer; ends can be capped by GroES; misfolded proteins enter the barrel where they are refolded when GroES binds), translating to MSADSPKELIFEEDSRVLLLKGITKLADVVACTLGPKGRNIGLEKSWGAPSITNDGSTIVKEISLLNQYENMGVSIAKEVVQKTKESCGDGTTRATLLLAAMVSNGIKQISSGINPTQLKRGMDKAVEAIIKTLEKTAIAIKSPTEIQNIATVSASGNAEIGKIIAEAVAKAGPNGVITIEEAKGTTTIIEKTEGMEFDRGYLSAYFCTNSDKMTVELENPQILLVDRKISNVHDILPILQASASTARALLIIAEDIEGDALSTLVVNKLRGTLKVAAIKAPGFGDRRKAMMEDLAVLTGAIVISEDAGIALKEADTHHLGSAERISITKENTTIVNGSGQHDRIAARIKQIEHEITNTTNDYDKKKLEERKAKLSGGVAVIRVGALTESELKQQKSMYEDSLNSTRAALQEGVVPGGGIALLQARKEIEKLNLKGDELLGAKIVYQACEAPFKQIVANSGHDGSVLIYELESKPANFGFNVLTEKVENLIESGVIDPAKVVKRSLIHAASSAGIILLTEVLIGKAPEDDEE from the coding sequence ATGTCAGCAGACAGTCCAAAAGAGCTTATTTTCGAAGAAGACTCCAGAGTACTATTATTAAAAGGCATTACTAAGCTAGCCGATGTCGTTGCATGCACACTAGGTCCCAAAGGCCGCAATATCGGTTTAGAAAAAAGCTGGGGTGCGCCTTCCATCACTAACGATGGCAGTACTATCGTAAAAGAGATCAGCTTGCTTAACCAGTATGAAAATATGGGCGTAAGCATTGCTAAAGAAGTTGTCCAGAAAACAAAAGAAAGCTGCGGCGACGGAACCACGCGCGCTACCCTCTTGTTAGCAGCTATGGTCTCTAACGGTATTAAGCAAATTTCTTCAGGCATCAATCCTACCCAACTTAAAAGAGGGATGGACAAAGCCGTAGAAGCGATCATTAAAACACTGGAAAAAACCGCAATCGCTATCAAAAGCCCGACAGAAATACAAAACATCGCAACAGTGTCGGCTTCCGGCAATGCTGAAATTGGTAAGATCATCGCTGAAGCAGTGGCAAAAGCAGGACCTAATGGCGTCATCACGATAGAAGAAGCTAAAGGGACAACGACGATCATTGAGAAGACTGAAGGTATGGAATTTGACCGTGGCTATTTGAGCGCTTATTTCTGCACAAATTCAGACAAAATGACAGTAGAGCTTGAAAATCCTCAAATTCTCCTTGTCGATCGTAAAATCAGCAACGTACACGATATTCTTCCCATTCTACAAGCGTCTGCCTCCACAGCGCGTGCTTTGCTTATCATTGCTGAAGACATCGAAGGCGATGCACTGTCCACTTTAGTCGTCAACAAACTGCGCGGTACTTTAAAAGTCGCTGCAATTAAAGCCCCCGGCTTTGGCGACAGAAGAAAAGCGATGATGGAAGACTTAGCAGTCTTAACCGGTGCTATTGTGATCAGCGAAGATGCAGGTATCGCACTGAAAGAAGCGGATACACACCACTTAGGTTCAGCTGAACGTATAAGCATTACGAAAGAAAATACAACGATTGTGAATGGAAGCGGACAGCATGACAGGATTGCAGCACGCATTAAGCAAATCGAACATGAAATCACGAACACTACAAATGACTACGACAAAAAGAAATTGGAAGAGCGCAAAGCCAAGCTAAGCGGCGGTGTAGCTGTTATCCGCGTCGGAGCATTGACAGAGAGCGAGTTGAAGCAGCAGAAGTCCATGTATGAGGATAGCTTGAACTCCACACGCGCTGCTTTGCAGGAAGGCGTTGTTCCCGGTGGCGGTATAGCGCTGCTGCAAGCACGTAAAGAGATTGAAAAACTCAACTTAAAAGGCGACGAGCTCTTAGGTGCAAAAATTGTTTATCAGGCTTGTGAAGCTCCTTTTAAACAAATTGTTGCCAACTCAGGCCATGACGGCTCCGTCCTTATTTACGAACTTGAATCTAAGCCTGCAAACTTTGGTTTTAACGTTCTGACCGAAAAGGTAGAAAACCTTATTGAATCCGGTGTGATTGACCCTGCTAAGGTTGTGAAACGCAGTCTTATCCATGCGGCCTCTTCTGCCGGCATTATTCTTCTGACTGAAGTCTTAATCGGCAAAGCGCCGGAAGACGATGAAGAGTAA
- a CDS encoding ABC transporter ATP-binding protein: MLKIRHLSCVSGKKTLISGVSLDLSHGSLWGVVGPNGAGKTSLLRAIAGLIPVVSGEIIWDDTSLHAKSRQEISKIVTFVPQQPPLQFDFQVKEVVAMGRYSHTRNYHNEWDNIMEALEAVDMIHHADSLINELSSGERQRVYIARALVSCAPIVLLDEPTASLDIRHQLEIWDLLLQLRDQQRTVIVTHHDLAAAYKYCRQIVVMHNGQCVAQGPTNMTLTPSLVEEVFGVTPIGNSNQSSFRLADKSCSMGR; this comes from the coding sequence ATGCTGAAAATTCGCCACCTTAGCTGTGTATCCGGCAAGAAAACACTCATTAGCGGTGTCAGCCTTGATTTGTCTCATGGTTCGCTTTGGGGCGTAGTGGGGCCTAACGGAGCCGGAAAAACCTCTCTTCTTCGCGCTATCGCCGGTTTAATTCCTGTCGTTTCGGGAGAAATCATCTGGGACGATACGTCCTTGCATGCTAAATCACGACAGGAGATTAGCAAGATCGTCACTTTTGTTCCTCAGCAGCCTCCATTACAATTTGACTTTCAAGTGAAGGAAGTTGTGGCAATGGGAAGATATTCTCATACACGCAACTATCACAATGAATGGGACAATATTATGGAAGCTTTAGAAGCTGTGGATATGATCCATCACGCCGATAGCTTAATTAATGAGCTTTCCAGCGGGGAAAGGCAGCGGGTTTATATCGCTAGGGCACTGGTAAGCTGTGCTCCCATTGTATTATTGGATGAGCCAACGGCCTCTTTAGATATCCGGCACCAATTGGAAATATGGGATTTGCTACTGCAGCTAAGGGATCAACAAAGAACAGTTATCGTGACGCATCATGATTTGGCGGCAGCTTATAAATACTGCCGCCAAATCGTTGTCATGCACAATGGGCAATGTGTTGCTCAAGGGCCGACAAATATGACTTTAACTCCTTCTTTAGTCGAAGAAGTCTTTGGGGTTACGCCGATCGGAAACAGCAACCAGTCCTCCTTCCGTTTAGCGGATAAATCCTGCTCTATGGGGCGGTAG
- a CDS encoding YkgJ family cysteine cluster protein, with product MNNSSLPVINSLPKAEEPWYKDGLRFECTGCGQCCTGAPGFVWVSEEDIKAMAAHLNLSIKEFRRGYLRRVGKRYSLLENPKTFDCIFLDGKKCEIYQLRPTQCRTFPWWPTQVKSQEEWDAAASYCEGISPKAPLIPREKIEEQLKLYEEKHPKEE from the coding sequence GTGAATAATTCAAGTTTACCAGTTATCAATTCATTGCCAAAAGCTGAAGAGCCTTGGTATAAAGACGGACTACGGTTCGAATGCACAGGTTGCGGCCAGTGCTGCACCGGCGCGCCAGGATTTGTCTGGGTATCCGAAGAAGATATTAAGGCAATGGCAGCCCATTTAAACCTTTCTATTAAGGAATTCCGCCGCGGATATCTAAGACGCGTAGGTAAAAGATACTCACTTCTTGAGAATCCTAAAACCTTCGATTGTATTTTCCTCGATGGCAAAAAGTGCGAGATCTACCAGCTCCGCCCTACGCAATGCCGTACTTTCCCCTGGTGGCCCACTCAGGTAAAATCTCAGGAAGAATGGGATGCAGCAGCCTCCTATTGCGAAGGAATTTCCCCTAAGGCACCTCTTATCCCTAGAGAAAAAATTGAAGAACAATTAAAGCTGTATGAAGAGAAACATCCTAAAGAAGAGTGA
- a CDS encoding SDR family NAD(P)-dependent oxidoreductase, which produces MHDLVFITGASSGIGAALVRLIAAQKIALILTGRNETELSHLAEEAKSLGAPSVEFFAADLATKEGIHSAQESIRTHAPDLVINNAGFGLYGDVALLDLEKQQAIIDVNVSATFELSAVAVKTLLEREKEGVIMNISSMAAFPPFPGFAAYSASKQFVNHFSLCLDYEVRSKDIRVLVACPGVVHSKFRERAGGAPTTAQSPGVMTPEYAAQQIWWQIKKKKKLHIFNWRYRFLVWMTRILPNAIIAGLLHQVVQALNGHTEDE; this is translated from the coding sequence ATGCATGATCTGGTCTTTATCACAGGCGCTTCCTCCGGTATCGGAGCAGCTCTTGTCCGTTTGATCGCAGCACAGAAAATCGCTTTAATCTTGACAGGCCGTAATGAAACAGAACTTAGTCATCTGGCTGAGGAAGCTAAAAGCCTGGGCGCACCCTCAGTAGAATTCTTTGCTGCCGATCTGGCGACAAAAGAAGGCATTCATAGTGCCCAAGAGTCTATCCGTACGCATGCACCCGATCTGGTGATCAATAATGCAGGCTTTGGCCTCTATGGCGATGTGGCGCTGCTCGACCTTGAAAAACAGCAAGCGATCATTGACGTGAATGTTTCCGCTACCTTCGAACTTTCGGCCGTTGCCGTTAAAACACTTCTGGAGCGTGAGAAAGAAGGGGTTATCATGAACATCTCTTCGATGGCAGCATTCCCACCGTTTCCGGGATTTGCCGCATACTCAGCTTCAAAGCAGTTTGTCAATCATTTTTCCCTTTGCCTTGACTATGAAGTCAGAAGCAAAGACATCCGCGTTCTGGTGGCCTGTCCAGGAGTAGTCCACAGTAAGTTTAGGGAACGCGCCGGCGGTGCTCCCACAACCGCACAATCCCCCGGCGTGATGACCCCCGAATATGCTGCCCAACAAATTTGGTGGCAGATAAAAAAGAAAAAAAAATTACATATATTTAATTGGCGTTATCGTTTTTTAGTTTGGATGACAAGAATTCTGCCCAACGCAATCATAGCGGGCCTGCTGCATCAAGTCGTTCAAGCTCTTAATGGCCATACAGAGGATGAATGA
- the nadC gene encoding carboxylating nicotinate-nucleotide diphosphorylase: MQSDLYFDQLLSIAVAEDLGDGGDITTNTSIPPDLMVSGTFHIKQKGIIAGLALLGPLFRKIDPRISIKLLVEEGSFQKAGAAIAEISGPARGILTGERSALNILQHLSGIATATSEYVKIVSGHACAILDTRKTLPGLRAAEKYAVRLGGGHNHRFGLDDRFIIKSNHLVFTGLAPELAIRQIVAAAKRSYPHLPLEIEVHRHELFDAALEAPVDAIIIFGMTPAETTECVQKAHRKGKKVYFDASVDLTPDAVLAYAKAGIDGICLGAITSSTHALDIGLRMHPIKLDEPKQIVEPIAQPSKKGLMSKLFSKR; the protein is encoded by the coding sequence ATGCAGTCGGATCTATACTTCGACCAGCTTCTTTCTATCGCGGTCGCTGAGGACCTAGGCGATGGTGGGGATATCACCACCAACACCTCTATCCCGCCTGATCTTATGGTGTCAGGAACGTTCCATATCAAGCAAAAAGGGATCATTGCTGGACTGGCTTTATTAGGTCCTTTATTCCGCAAAATCGACCCTAGAATCTCTATTAAGCTTCTGGTTGAAGAAGGTTCTTTCCAGAAGGCTGGGGCAGCAATAGCTGAGATCTCCGGACCGGCCAGGGGAATCCTGACAGGAGAAAGAAGTGCTTTGAATATATTGCAGCACCTTTCAGGCATTGCTACTGCCACCTCTGAATATGTAAAGATCGTATCGGGTCACGCATGTGCCATCCTCGATACACGCAAGACATTGCCGGGCCTGCGCGCCGCAGAAAAATACGCCGTGAGGCTGGGAGGCGGACACAACCATCGTTTTGGATTGGACGACCGCTTTATCATTAAGTCCAACCATTTAGTTTTTACCGGCTTGGCGCCGGAACTGGCGATCCGACAGATTGTCGCAGCGGCAAAACGATCCTATCCCCATCTTCCATTGGAGATAGAGGTCCACCGACACGAGCTTTTTGATGCAGCTTTGGAAGCACCCGTTGATGCGATCATCATCTTCGGCATGACACCGGCCGAAACAACGGAATGCGTACAAAAAGCACATCGCAAAGGGAAGAAAGTTTACTTCGACGCTTCTGTCGATTTAACACCGGATGCTGTCCTAGCTTACGCCAAGGCAGGTATTGATGGAATTTGCTTGGGGGCCATCACCTCATCGACCCACGCTCTCGATATCGGACTGCGTATGCATCCGATAAAATTGGACGAGCCTAAGCAAATAGTTGAGCCTATCGCACAGCCTTCTAAAAAAGGGCTAATGTCAAAGTTATTTTCAAAACGTTAA
- a CDS encoding DEAD/DEAH box helicase: MTTFIDFGLDPLILQALEKMNYKEPSAIQARAIPLILEQRDVIALAQTGSGKTAACAIPVSHNVRIDFPHIQALIVVPTRELALQYATETQKIGQIKGVKAFALYGGEQMDLQKSKLRAGVHVLIATPGRLIDFIYNRLIDLSHVETLILDEADEMLSMGFQDDLEFIINCLVQKHQTLLFSATMPGQIRKIAHAHMKDPLEVTLTKEDASPQTLEHRFVYCHSHDRDAQLMKLLKDLQPHQSLVFCHSRIECESVCRLLQRHFDKVDFLHAGLTQDIRSIVTNKFRNGRISCLVATDVAARGLDFSNISHVFMHHLASDPEVYVHRSGRAGRNGKQGMAVALVTPRDLGTVVKLLKLVQRDVEWIGDPPPAFPPQPGASRGGSGRGGPPRGGRRPPSRPPRNPA, encoded by the coding sequence ATGACAACTTTTATTGATTTTGGCCTAGATCCGTTGATCTTGCAGGCACTTGAAAAGATGAATTATAAGGAGCCCTCCGCAATACAAGCGCGGGCGATTCCGCTCATCTTAGAACAACGCGATGTGATAGCCCTAGCCCAGACAGGGTCAGGGAAAACGGCTGCCTGCGCTATACCTGTTTCCCATAATGTAAGGATCGATTTTCCTCATATCCAAGCACTTATCGTCGTCCCCACGCGTGAACTAGCTTTGCAATACGCGACGGAAACACAAAAAATTGGGCAGATCAAAGGGGTGAAAGCCTTTGCTCTATACGGCGGCGAGCAGATGGACCTACAGAAATCTAAATTGCGTGCAGGGGTACATGTCCTTATCGCGACGCCAGGCCGCCTTATCGACTTTATTTATAACCGCCTCATTGACCTTTCCCATGTTGAAACACTTATTCTGGATGAAGCGGATGAGATGTTAAGTATGGGCTTCCAAGATGACTTGGAATTCATTATCAACTGCCTAGTGCAAAAGCACCAAACATTGCTGTTTTCCGCGACAATGCCTGGCCAGATAAGGAAAATTGCCCATGCCCACATGAAAGATCCTTTGGAAGTGACGTTGACGAAAGAGGATGCCAGCCCCCAAACTCTGGAACACCGTTTTGTCTATTGCCACTCTCATGATAGGGATGCACAGCTTATGAAGCTGCTGAAAGACTTGCAGCCGCACCAATCATTGGTTTTTTGCCATTCCAGGATAGAATGCGAAAGTGTGTGCCGTCTTTTGCAACGGCATTTTGACAAAGTTGATTTCCTACACGCAGGACTGACCCAAGATATCCGCTCGATTGTCACAAATAAATTCAGAAACGGCAGGATCTCTTGCCTAGTAGCGACAGATGTTGCGGCACGCGGATTAGATTTCAGCAATATCAGCCACGTATTCATGCATCATCTTGCCTCCGATCCGGAAGTATACGTGCACCGCTCCGGCCGTGCAGGACGTAATGGTAAGCAAGGCATGGCGGTAGCCTTAGTGACGCCGCGCGATCTAGGTACCGTGGTGAAACTGCTTAAATTGGTGCAGCGTGATGTAGAGTGGATCGGTGATCCTCCTCCGGCATTTCCTCCGCAACCGGGCGCAAGCCGTGGCGGCAGTGGACGTGGTGGGCCTCCCCGTGGTGGAAGACGTCCGCCCTCTCGTCCTCCCAGAAATCCTGCGTAA
- a CDS encoding iron ABC transporter permease, with product MSTKIKYAYICLGLLIVAFSATLLATGQIAWAEVWRGALARISGETGAWNALLDERIPRLIVLLCTGASLAASGAIMQSLLQNPLAAPTILGLTAGSSLMVVLVFITGWHVVYSWSVPFAAILGSLLVLGILSLMSRHQERRPFSELILLGIAIATLLLAIQQTVLYAFRDNWQLIQVVTEWEAGSSFDRSWEHVHMQLPLTLIGLAVCFFYRNEMNILSLGDEEARTLGVDVRKVRWRLILSVSLLSGGATAALGSVPFFGLILPHLLRRLFSSNHRVLIPLCIFGGAATLVAFDLLLRQTQLHFLTIGNLSAIFGGIFFLFLLRRKTLISSFG from the coding sequence ATGTCCACCAAAATTAAATACGCTTACATCTGCCTTGGCCTACTAATCGTCGCTTTTTCTGCGACGTTATTGGCTACAGGACAAATTGCTTGGGCCGAGGTTTGGCGTGGCGCTTTAGCACGCATCAGCGGAGAGACGGGCGCTTGGAACGCTCTTTTGGATGAAAGGATTCCTCGCCTCATCGTCCTGCTATGTACGGGGGCATCCCTTGCCGCTTCGGGTGCTATTATGCAATCGCTGCTGCAGAATCCTCTGGCAGCTCCTACCATTCTGGGTTTGACAGCAGGAAGCAGCTTAATGGTCGTGCTCGTCTTTATTACCGGGTGGCATGTAGTTTACAGCTGGTCTGTCCCTTTTGCTGCCATCTTGGGTTCTTTGCTTGTCTTGGGAATTTTATCCTTAATGAGCCGCCATCAGGAAAGACGCCCTTTCTCTGAGCTAATCCTGCTAGGCATCGCCATCGCGACGCTTCTTTTAGCTATCCAGCAGACGGTTTTGTATGCTTTCAGGGATAACTGGCAGCTTATCCAGGTTGTCACTGAATGGGAAGCCGGCTCATCGTTTGACCGTAGTTGGGAGCATGTCCACATGCAGCTGCCGCTTACACTCATAGGATTAGCTGTCTGTTTTTTCTATCGTAACGAGATGAATATTTTATCCTTAGGTGATGAGGAAGCGCGTACTCTAGGGGTGGATGTCCGCAAGGTGCGCTGGCGGTTGATCCTTAGTGTTAGTTTGCTCTCCGGCGGTGCCACTGCAGCCTTAGGCAGTGTCCCTTTCTTTGGCCTTATCCTCCCCCACTTACTGCGGCGTCTATTCTCCTCTAACCACCGCGTCCTGATCCCTTTATGTATTTTTGGCGGTGCGGCAACGTTGGTTGCTTTCGACCTTCTCTTAAGACAAACCCAGCTGCATTTCCTAACGATTGGAAATCTCTCTGCTATTTTCGGGGGAATCTTCTTTTTATTTTTATTGCGCCGTAAAACCCTTATCTCTTCCTTCGGATAG